Within the Ensifer adhaerens genome, the region CAACCCCAATCCCAGCGACACAGACGTAACAGCTGCGATGGACGGAAACCTGTGCCGTTGCAACACGTATCATCGAATACAGGCAGGTGTTCAGAAAGCCGCGCAGATTATGGGGGGTGAGTGATGTCCGGACCTTCGAAAGAGCGCGCGGGCCTCACGAGGCGCAGCTTCCTTGTATTCGTTGGGGCAGCCGGAGCCGGTCTCACCCTCGGGCTCCCGAATGCCTGTGCCGGCACGCCCGATGCCGCCGGCGGGGCGGCCACGCCATTCGACGCCTATCTCCGGGTCTCGCCCGACAACAGCGTTACCATCCTGTCGGCGCACGTCGAGATGGGGCAGGGCATCACCTCGGGAATTGCGACGCTGGTTGCCGAGGAGCTCGATGCCGACCCCGCGCAGATGCGCGCCGAGGGGGCCGCGGGCAATACCAAACTTTACGCGAACCTCGCAACGGGCGGCACCATGCAGGAAACGCAAGGTTCGACCGGGATCATGTCCTCGTTCGAGAGGTATCGTCTTGCGGGCGCGACTGCGCGCGCAATGCTGATTGGCGCGGCCGCGAAAGAGTGGGGTGTCTCGGCCAACGAGGTGCAGGTCAGCAATGGCGTGATTTCGCATCCCTCAGGCCTAAGCGCTTCCTTCGGCGCGTTGGCGGATGCGGCAGCGCGGCTTCCCGTGCCGTTACAGGTCTCGCTGAAGGACCCCAAGGATTGGATACTGATTGGCACGGAGAAGTTTCGGCGGCTGGACAGCTTTGATAAATCGCATGGCCGACAGAAGTACACGATCGACGTGGAACTGCCTGAAATGTTGACGGCCATGGTCCTGCATGCACCGAAGTTCGGTGGCAAGGTCAAGACGTATGATGCCGCTGGTGCCAGAGCCGTGGCTGGGGTGGTCGACGTTGTGCCTCTGGCCAACGGCGTCGCAGTTCTTGCGCATAACACCTGGGCGGCGATGAAAGGGCGGGAGGCGCTTCAGGTAGAGTGGGATTTCTCCGGCGCGGAGCAACGCAGTTCCGACCAATTGTTCGCCGAATATCGCCAGTCTGTCTTGCAGCCACCGTCGGTGACTGCTGTCTCGCGCGGCGATGTGCTGGCTTCCATGAAGGTGGCGGCGAAAACCGTTGAGGCGACCTATGAGTTCCCATACCTCGCGCACGCCGCCATGGAGCCGCTTGACTGTGTTGTCTGGCTTCAAGGCGATCGCCTTGAGCTTTGGGGCGGGTTCCAGATGCCGGATCACTACCAGGTAATCGCCGCCCGCCATGCCGAGCTTCCCCATGAAAAGGTGAAGATGAACGTCCTTTCAGCGGGCGGCGCCTTCGGACGTCGTGGAACACCCGACGCCCAGATCGTGGTCGAGGCCATCGAGTGTGCGAAGGCGATCGGATGGCGTGCGCCGGTGAAAGTGCTTTGGACCCGTGAGGACGATATGACTGGCGGCCGATACAGGCCAATGTGTTTGCATTCCGTCAAAGTCGGAGTGTCTGCGGACGGCCTACCGGTCGCTTGGCAGCACCGCGTTGTTGGACAGTCGATCTTGATGGGCACGCAGTACGAAAACTACGTTGAAAATGGCGTCGACCCAAGCTTGACCGAGGGCACGGCCAACACGCCTTACCCACTGGCCAACTTCAGCCTGGATGTGACCACGGCGGAGGTCGGTGTTCCGGTTCTTTGGTGGCGTTCCGTTGGTCACAGCCACAACGCGTTCGTCATGGAAACATTGGTAGACGAGTTAGCGACAGCCGCTGACGAGGATCCGCTGGAATATCGACTAAAGCTGTTGCAAGACCAACCTCGTCATCGTGGCGTACTTGCGTTGGCGGCGGAGAAGGCGGGATGGGGCAAAAAGCTCCCTGCCGGACATTTCCGCGGAATAGCGGTCCATGAAACCTACGGCAGCCTCGTCGCGCAGGTCGCCGAAATCGCAATCGACAAAGCTGGCTCTTTCGAGATTAAGCGGATCGTGGCGGCTATCGATTGCGGTGTAGTCGTAAACCCCGATCAGGTACGGGCGCAGGTGGAAGGGAGTATTGGTTTTGGCCTGGGCGCGGCCCTCTACTCCAAGATAACCCTCACCGACGGCGTCGTTGATCAGACCAACTTCGATAGCTATCGAGTACTTCGATCGAGCGAGCTACCCAAGCTCGAGGTGCATATCGTCCCGTCAACCGCGCCGCCTAGTGGGGCAGGGGAGCCAGGTGTGCCTCCCGTAGGTCCTGCCGTTGCCAACGCGCTTGCGGCGGCAACCGGCCGCAGATCACGGGTGTTGCCGCTGCATCCAGACGCCTAGTCGCAGCATTCGCGTGCAATGCCACGCCCGATCGCAGGTGCCTGCGGTCGGGCGAAGTATCGTTGCGTTCAACTAACGCCCGACAACCCGTCAGTTCCGATACCGCAATTGGCATGCGGGTGCGCCGATCGCCGCCAGCACCTGGCGAAGCAGATTGGTGTGCACGCCTGCTGTAGTTCAACGGCGCGGCCCTGATGCACGGCGTGGCCGCGAATTCATTTATAATGAAATCATCTAAATTAATGCGATAATTCAGGATGGATTTATATAAAGGCCGGAGCTTTAATCCTGGCCATCAGCCTTCGAGCCGAGCATCGAGCGCGTGGTTCCGACGCCAAGTGTGAGGAGGAAAGGGCTGATGAATGGTGAGCCAGGGAAGCGGAAGTATATCGTCTTCCAGCACGCCACATCCGATGCAATGCCACAAAGGCACTGCTTTTTAAATTCTTTCAGCGGGAACTTCGCGCGTTCGGATGTTCTTGCTCAGCTAGATACAGGGCATACGATGACTGTCTATCCGGAGTTGTACCTCTACATTGCAGGAGCTTGGCGGAAGAGCAAGGAAACGCTCCCTGTCCTCAATCCTGCCGATGAAAGTGTGCTCGGCGAGCTTCCGATTGCGTCGCGCTCAG harbors:
- a CDS encoding xanthine dehydrogenase family protein molybdopterin-binding subunit codes for the protein MSGPSKERAGLTRRSFLVFVGAAGAGLTLGLPNACAGTPDAAGGAATPFDAYLRVSPDNSVTILSAHVEMGQGITSGIATLVAEELDADPAQMRAEGAAGNTKLYANLATGGTMQETQGSTGIMSSFERYRLAGATARAMLIGAAAKEWGVSANEVQVSNGVISHPSGLSASFGALADAAARLPVPLQVSLKDPKDWILIGTEKFRRLDSFDKSHGRQKYTIDVELPEMLTAMVLHAPKFGGKVKTYDAAGARAVAGVVDVVPLANGVAVLAHNTWAAMKGREALQVEWDFSGAEQRSSDQLFAEYRQSVLQPPSVTAVSRGDVLASMKVAAKTVEATYEFPYLAHAAMEPLDCVVWLQGDRLELWGGFQMPDHYQVIAARHAELPHEKVKMNVLSAGGAFGRRGTPDAQIVVEAIECAKAIGWRAPVKVLWTREDDMTGGRYRPMCLHSVKVGVSADGLPVAWQHRVVGQSILMGTQYENYVENGVDPSLTEGTANTPYPLANFSLDVTTAEVGVPVLWWRSVGHSHNAFVMETLVDELATAADEDPLEYRLKLLQDQPRHRGVLALAAEKAGWGKKLPAGHFRGIAVHETYGSLVAQVAEIAIDKAGSFEIKRIVAAIDCGVVVNPDQVRAQVEGSIGFGLGAALYSKITLTDGVVDQTNFDSYRVLRSSELPKLEVHIVPSTAPPSGAGEPGVPPVGPAVANALAAATGRRSRVLPLHPDA